A single region of the Salicibibacter cibi genome encodes:
- a CDS encoding DUF4097 family beta strand repeat-containing protein — MQEERKMILQMVEDGKISPEDGSKLIKALSSGKEKETTTSSATTRKSKEEDKTETSGSTDLSTTIDWDKSNRHYDESWRNYREDRDAKGSPFSEGARWFTEFVDSAVHKIKELDLDFNFGSAQEINHIFQHTNMQERIFELSLENGSIDIQPWDGEDGKIECSAKIYKAENEEDARRIFLEDTVFESVDEELHFYTKSKKIKLQATVYVPRERFEKLSLYTFNGHLNMNGLNSVALSAKVVNGSINMEDVRADVLEAETVNGVIDLDGATSERADLRTVHGSIDINGNIEDIDAESVNGSVNCYFDGKEGGHVSLAATTGSVFLAVPEDIRTEGKLKTNVGNYHWKLPNVEVLDEKRDFIQKTLTFVSNPDQSAVLRVDAGTKTGSVSVKTHNR, encoded by the coding sequence ATGCAAGAAGAGCGTAAAATGATCCTGCAAATGGTGGAAGACGGCAAAATCAGTCCGGAAGACGGGAGTAAGTTGATTAAGGCATTGTCATCAGGGAAAGAAAAAGAGACGACGACAAGTTCGGCCACAACGCGAAAAAGCAAAGAAGAAGATAAAACCGAAACATCCGGCAGTACGGATTTAAGCACGACGATTGATTGGGATAAAAGCAATCGCCATTACGATGAATCATGGAGAAACTACCGGGAAGACCGGGATGCAAAAGGGTCCCCTTTTTCTGAAGGAGCACGCTGGTTTACGGAGTTTGTGGACTCGGCGGTTCATAAAATCAAAGAACTCGACCTCGACTTCAATTTTGGCTCTGCACAGGAAATCAACCATATCTTCCAACACACGAACATGCAGGAGCGAATTTTTGAACTATCGCTCGAAAATGGATCGATTGATATTCAACCATGGGATGGCGAAGATGGAAAAATCGAGTGTAGTGCCAAAATCTACAAGGCGGAAAACGAAGAGGATGCCCGCCGTATTTTTCTTGAAGATACGGTTTTTGAGTCCGTTGATGAAGAGCTCCACTTTTATACGAAATCGAAAAAAATCAAACTGCAGGCAACGGTATATGTGCCACGTGAGCGCTTTGAAAAACTATCGTTGTACACGTTTAACGGCCATCTGAACATGAATGGGCTAAACAGCGTAGCTTTGTCGGCGAAAGTCGTAAATGGAAGCATTAATATGGAAGACGTTCGTGCCGATGTGCTTGAAGCGGAAACGGTCAACGGTGTCATTGACCTTGACGGAGCAACAAGCGAGCGTGCCGACTTGCGCACTGTACACGGAAGCATTGATATTAACGGAAACATTGAAGATATTGATGCCGAATCCGTGAACGGCTCCGTTAATTGTTACTTTGACGGCAAGGAAGGCGGTCACGTTTCGTTAGCAGCAACGACTGGCTCTGTCTTTCTCGCTGTCCCGGAAGATATTCGCACAGAAGGAAAATTGAAAACAAATGTCGGGAACTACCATTGGAAGCTTCCAAATGTTGAAGTGCTCGATGAAAAACGAGATTTTATTCAAAAAACATTAACGTTCGTTTCCAATCCGGATCAATCAGCGGTATTGCGGGTAGATGCCGGCACGAAAACAGGATCCGTGTCTGTCAAAACCCATAACCGTTAA